CTCTTACTTTTGTTGTAGTCCATCTTCACACGAGCTCTAGGTAAAACCGCCGAGCAGCTTACGTAATTTCACTGATTGTAGCCAACGGCGCACTATGCGAGAATAGTGCTTGCACCGGAAAGAGCCATCCTCAACGAGGCGCGATCCAATCAGCGGGAATCAGGGATTTGATAGGATTACTATGAATGGCTCAACGCAACAGACAACCGTCAGCTCCTCGCCTAGTGCTGGTGGAGCCAATCCTGCGGTTCCTGATGCCATTAAAACCGTCCCTGCAGTCACACACGAACGCATTCTTCAGCGAACCGGCCGAATCGTGGAACGCAGTAAACAAGTATCGGTGTTGTATGCGATTGCCTCGTCGGTGAGTCAATCACTGGATTTTCAGCAGACGTTGAATCGAGCTGTTGAGCTGGTTCCACGTCTGATGGGCTTTGAAGCAGGCCTGATTTTGCTCACCGATAAAACATCGGATGCGCTCACGCTCAAAGCGCGATTTGGTTTTTCAGACGAAGCAGGTTCGTTTATCCAATCGTTGAATCCCAAGGAGCAATTCATTGGCCCATCTGTCATCACCGGCGAAACGCTCATTGGTGAAATTCCTCGCCAGAGTCATGACCTGCTGGCAACTCACCTGCGCGAGAGAGGCTTCTGGTTCTTTGTGACGATCCCGCTACGATCCAAAGGAAGCACGTTGGGGGTGATGGTGCTGGTCAGCCATGGTCCTCGACACGTTGACCCAGAAAGCAGCCAATTTCTGCTTTCTATGGGCGATGTCATCGGTGTGGCGATTGAAAACGCGAGCCTTTATCACGACGTTGCTAACTTGCTCGAGGAAACACAACGGCAGGCCAATCGGCTGCAAGAATCGGAGCGCCAATCACGAGCGATTGCCGAACTGGGACAACAAGCGTTAGCCGGCGTTGACCTCTCGACGTTAATGAACGAGGCGACAACGCTCATCGCCAAAACACTGGATGTCGAATATAGCGGCGTGCTCGAACTCATGGAGAACAAAGAGACGCTGCGGATTCGCGCCAGCGCAGGCCCACTCGCTCAGATGATTACCCAAACGATGATCCCTGTGGACCGCTCGCAGGCCGGCTATGCGCTACGGACGAATCGGCCCGTCATTGTCGAAAACCTCGCCACAGACCCGCGCTTTACTCAGCAGACTCGACTTCATGAGCTTGGTGTCGTCAGTGGCATGAGCGTGGTCATCCCCGGCCATCATCAACCATTTGGCGTGCTCTTCGCGCATACAACGAACCGGCGAACATTCACCAAAGATGACACCAACTTCTTACAGAACATAGCCCATATACTAGCTGAAGCGATCGAGCGCAAGCGAACCGAAGAAGCGCTCGAAGCTGAAAAACAACGTCTTTCTATCACCTTGCGTTCGATTGGCGACGGCGTCATCACCACCGACACGCAAGGATGTGTTGTGTTAATTAACAAAGTGGCGGAGATGTTGACCGGCTGGACTCAGCAAGAAGCTGTAGGACAGCCCTTGAGCGCCATCTTGCGCCTTCTCGATGAGAAGACCCACGAATTGTACGGCAATCCAGCCACCCAGGTGTTACAAACGGGAACCCGAGTGACACAAACAGAGCCGATCACCATGGTGGCCAGGGATCAAACACGCTACATCATCACCTACGAAAGCAATCCGATTGTCGAGCGAGATGGCAAAATTGTTGGCACGGTCTTGGTCTTCCGCGACATCACTGAAAAACAACAGATGGAATACGAGCGGCTCAAGGCTCAGAAGCTCGAATCAATTGGACTGTTGGCCGGCGGCATTGCTCATGACTTTAACAATCTACTCATGGCGATCATGGGCAACATTTCTCTGGCCAAAATTGAGGCCGAAGGAGACGAGAAATTGGTGGACCGTTTAACTGCTGCTGAACGCGCTTGTTTGCAATCGAAGAACCTGACGCATCAGTTGCTCACCTTCTCCAAAGGTGGAGCGCCGATCAAGAAAACGACTTCGATGGTTGGCCTGATCAAAGACACGGCTGAATTTGCGCTGCGTGGCTCAAATGTGCGCTGTCAGTTTGTCATCGCTGATTCACTCTGGCACGTGGAAGCCGATGAAGGACAAATCAGTCAGGTCATTCAAAACCTGATCATCAATGCCATGCAGGCTATGCCAGATGGCGGAACAATCACGGTGAGCGCCGAGAATGTCCATCTGGAGCCCAATACTACGTTGCCACTGCCTGGTGGTCGTTATGTCAAAGTCGTCGTCAAAGATCACGGAGTCGGTATTCCACCAGAAAATATCACTAAGATTTTCGACCCGTACTTCACCACCAAGAAAAAGGGCAGCGGCCTTGGGCTGGCTGCCGCCTATTCAATTGTCAAGAAGCATGACGGGTTTATCGGTGTCGAGTCTGAGGTGGGTGTCGGTTCAACGTTCACTGTTTATCTGCCGGCCACGACTAAATCCGTAACATCGGCCAAGCCGCCCTCGGTGGCGCCGACACAGGCGCAGGGGAGTGGACGTATTTTGGTCATGGACGATGAGCAAATCATTCGCGATGTCACCGGCCACATTCTCCGACGGTTGGGCTACGAAGCTGCGTTCGCCCAAGATGGCGAAGAGGCGATCACGGCCTATCAGCAAGCGATGGCTGAGAATCGTCCATTTCAGGCAGTTATTATGGACCTGACTATCCCCGGCGGCATGGGCGGAAAAGAAGCGATTAAACGATTGCGTGAAATAGACCCCAGCGTCAAAGCCATTGTCTCCAGCGGATACTCGAATGATCCTGTCATGAGCAACTTCACGGAGTATGGATTTTCTGGGTGCGTTGCCAAGCCCTACAACGTACAGGAGCTCAGTCACACTCTACAGAAAGTTATCAGCGGAAATTAGCAATTGGTCAGAAGCTGTTTCAGCAGGCCGGCGGCCAAGCACCGGTGGGCGACGCATCCATCACACCTGATGCTTATAGCAATTGTGGAGTGAAGACTGTGGGGATGGCCGCTCGGTAAGTTCATGTCCACCCTTCTATATCCTCTCGTGAAACGTGGCCCTTCTTAGGTCAATTGGTCTGAGCAACTCGCATATCTGCTCAAGTGTCTTCTCAGCCTCTAGCTTCACCCGAGTGATAGTTCCTCCGCAGGAGATGTCTTGAATGCCAGGGAAAGTTGCTGCAATTCGTCAAGAGCCGTGTAGCAGTGATCTCGCATTTCTGAGTCCAAGCTAAGCAGATCGAAGATCACGCGATCAAGTATGGTTTGATCCTGGCCATGACATGCAAGGAACTGGTTGTACGCCTCAACAAGTTGATGCAGGTCGTGTGGGGATAGCTTGTCCAGATCCAACACGGGAATCGCTTTTACATCGTTCGGATTGAGATTACAAACCCCGCCGCCGTAGACATGGGCAAGGATAGGCTTCTGCGCTTCATGAGATTGTCTCTGAACTGGCCAATCAGGTGGTGCAAATCCTGCTCTTACTCGACAAGGACAGCCGCCACAGCGAAAGCTTGGGCAGAGCAGTCTTACGCAACAGATTTGAAGCCCCGCGTTTCCAACACAATGCTATTGTGCCATAGCCCAGCAACACAGTAGACTTACTCTGTGTCACTTGGAATTATTACCAGTGCCTATGTCGGGCCAAATAGGAGTTACCTAGGAGGAGAGAAGCTGAAAAGCTATGAACGGATAAGAGGGCCAATTGGCCGCAGCGTATGAGTGCCGTTATCGTCAGAGATTATTATTCAGTTCCAGTCAGGGCTGAGATACCTTTTCCGCTATCTCAGCCTACTGAAGAAGTTTCTTTGCGAATCATCATTCCCGATTTCGACTTTTCTCTCTCCATTCCCCTCACATCTATCACATCAGAAATCGAGTCAGGCAAAGTAGCCCTTCAAGCCGCTGTTGATGCCAACGTCATTGCCACCCTGATCTTGACCGGCGGACTGATCGAAGCTAGGGCTAAGTTTCGACTAGAACGGGTGTCCCTGAATGTGGAATTAACAAAGCAGAGCGCGCGAGCCGAGTTCGTTGCCTCAACACTCATTCCCATGTTGGCTCTTGCGCAGGAGGTTCATTTACAAATCCCTGATGTCCAATTTGAGCAAAAGCTGAAATTTGATCTCCCCCTTCGAGAAATCAGTCATTTGCTGCAACGTCGGCAGGTGGCTTATCGGCTCATGGTGATCGAGCAGGCGACAGGAGTAGAGTTCGTGCTACCACCAAGTTTCTCGGCAGAGGAGACTGAAACAATCGCCTATCTTTACCACGCCATCACTGATCGCTCGTTTGTGTGGCCAGTTAATGCAATAACGGTTGACGTCCCGGCAAGTCAACAGAGGCTTGATCAACTCCCCTCAGACGACCAGCCGACCAGCCAACAGATTGGCCCGGCGCCGAGCACAACAACTTTACTTGGCCACTCAATTACACTTGGCAACGAAACGGTAGAGATTGATGATATGATCATCGAGCACATTGATGAAGTGCGGCGTGAGTTAGCACAAAATGATGGTCATCTCGTTAAGGTTGTGGTTCGCTCCCTAAGCGGTCAGGCTAGAGTTAAACTACCTGAAGCGCCACGTTTGCCCGAGGCACCGTGGGATTCAAAGATTCAGGCGCTGATTGACCTCGAACCGCAGCTCGACGCGCGGCTAGCCGAACGCTATCACGCTCTTGCAGCGGCAACCTTGGCTGATCTGACGGAAGAAGAGAAAGCCGCCCTGACAGCCAGGCCGGAACTAGGTGAAGAAGCATTCTCGATGAGCGACCTGGACGGAGAATAACGACTGATGGCAATCGGCCCGGTACTCCCCGACACTTCGCTTGTTCTCGATAACGACATCTTGAACGACTGGAGATTTCAGAAGCCATACGTCCAACGAGCGATTGATGATTATATATCGAGATTGAAAAAACCTCCGGCGCTAACCTCCATGACCGTTTTCGAGGCGCTCTATGGATTCGAGAACAAGGCGTTCAAATCTGGAAAGCT
This portion of the Blastocatellia bacterium genome encodes:
- a CDS encoding GAF domain-containing protein codes for the protein MNGSTQQTTVSSSPSAGGANPAVPDAIKTVPAVTHERILQRTGRIVERSKQVSVLYAIASSVSQSLDFQQTLNRAVELVPRLMGFEAGLILLTDKTSDALTLKARFGFSDEAGSFIQSLNPKEQFIGPSVITGETLIGEIPRQSHDLLATHLRERGFWFFVTIPLRSKGSTLGVMVLVSHGPRHVDPESSQFLLSMGDVIGVAIENASLYHDVANLLEETQRQANRLQESERQSRAIAELGQQALAGVDLSTLMNEATTLIAKTLDVEYSGVLELMENKETLRIRASAGPLAQMITQTMIPVDRSQAGYALRTNRPVIVENLATDPRFTQQTRLHELGVVSGMSVVIPGHHQPFGVLFAHTTNRRTFTKDDTNFLQNIAHILAEAIERKRTEEALEAEKQRLSITLRSIGDGVITTDTQGCVVLINKVAEMLTGWTQQEAVGQPLSAILRLLDEKTHELYGNPATQVLQTGTRVTQTEPITMVARDQTRYIITYESNPIVERDGKIVGTVLVFRDITEKQQMEYERLKAQKLESIGLLAGGIAHDFNNLLMAIMGNISLAKIEAEGDEKLVDRLTAAERACLQSKNLTHQLLTFSKGGAPIKKTTSMVGLIKDTAEFALRGSNVRCQFVIADSLWHVEADEGQISQVIQNLIINAMQAMPDGGTITVSAENVHLEPNTTLPLPGGRYVKVVVKDHGVGIPPENITKIFDPYFTTKKKGSGLGLAAAYSIVKKHDGFIGVESEVGVGSTFTVYLPATTKSVTSAKPPSVAPTQAQGSGRILVMDDEQIIRDVTGHILRRLGYEAAFAQDGEEAITAYQQAMAENRPFQAVIMDLTIPGGMGGKEAIKRLREIDPSVKAIVSSGYSNDPVMSNFTEYGFSGCVAKPYNVQELSHTLQKVISGN